One window of Pieris napi chromosome 1, ilPieNapi1.2, whole genome shotgun sequence genomic DNA carries:
- the LOC125048658 gene encoding thyroid receptor-interacting protein 11-like isoform X2 yields MLKKWKIVITNWINCYFNDEKKKVLHINLETLVGIISHLRDNFSLDESKSSLLDAHTVQEFIIEKFPNFKFENGSTEPESEDEVYTAASLLLYFVCVNSKDVYIRSAMCKNLQTEDQEVILKFTKCLMACSNISLDNVWTAIKESCIQAIPGPSLEQFTVSQTPPALRSLHSEVRRLQASLDAERFDRNFLQEELSRTNLKLEKLVKDKENYKLEVLNLKAKISLCCGQKEESQMLEPKGNNSTKLKKQLEETEQRLVNVQEQMDDLQHERDVYKCKLDETKRQYDILLNLNQQETTRANQLTEELENERQRTQSLEELVSELRQHNRLNGLDSSQLECDDNDISFHSPLNNTSICSEACANVIEVQLGEERAKIVVLETQIKELKTKLTDLSKKFENERIAFGVTVSQKDTEIKNLNHIINEEVEVKNTMKLHFDNEINKLSSDLDEMQIKLKESNETSKRDIATKMQEIQTLQEEKLSLLQSLNNEVAKLENVIKNLQVDIEAEKSSKNKLREEYEKTIMLLNDKALNRNNELFELQDKINENGEMIENLQMQLKSEKELKDDISNKHNNDLMNLATQRSALEKELQNKCRELLDAHMQLKQYTDANEELKTELECVKNSYTKSQEECKVLEENKEKLLNEIKNRDTKIEKLENDIDGLESGYGEMKTKLICDLNESQATINTLKSQLHDEIKYKLGLQNRIFELENIIAERDNTITEKELKLKEINENFVGEKSKFKEKLNQLTNDITEKKTVIKTLKAEVEQNRLKQASILEDLEDKLKSEEQEKIAEQEKNISICKENDDLQKVLEEKSTIIASLHEEINKFSKLLEEKCTVIQQFEDSAAVNKKLFDELQHDFNIETSKLAVKLTDTEKSLKELKSKSNCASEKYELSIQTLKIEKECLNKIIQDERETLAVVESEKTLLLQKLSEETSRKSSIEKEYLKKCELFNNITSQYSEEVLKNKSEIAQLSKVLKEMETDNTKKCADLKTLECDISQAETHHKEIILQKETEIYNLQCLVEELKLINTELQNQLKTETEMKKQALDALQRENVQLQYSLEEDNISHEMIVKEKNSLIEDLEGNVQSLVQQLEIVKQNYDADTKKWEKMKFELEQLNNQKDKQIHDYIDIVKSLNEVNAEKENAITDISSQNNMNLEIISEMNEEIVELKKACDQGSNDLKHTLATEKAVRDSLESEKKNLLVENSILLQKTLDDQTAYRVLKAERDSLLNEKALMIQELLEEKNMRKMVEEEKETISLQKKQVLEELDNLKNFKETLIQEKECLTQQLIDEGLNKKMLEQEKSNMADKKAELDEKLATEILNRMHLEKQFNQLTIERENLTEDVSKLKTMINALENEKSKLYQQVESFIVEKEESLAQIELLKNNMMDLTNVKNDLMQEKTDIIQEKVLLMKISNEMKQKLDDVTSEKDQINQRFEQISQQYSVATINSEEEMKNITSEFKHLQSDYKPEKFTSILDVAESLIQELTMSKKNENGLNEEIKTLKESRDKHKQKVLTLEEDIQNLLKEIGQQSETLESKTAEIKRLQKDNESLHNELTGVRIQLDEKVHSLKDKLIDNENLTDKLRETYECQIDNLNMMVTKLTNYLKDKTVELDGVRNERDKLQETIDKNNQAIKSFEEEIKTHKQIQEKLISEFESERQVLKNMITVTESVMEDQKTSLNKVINVHVRTIDALEGEIATLKELINVEKSNSLGKLNEKDHAFEALFRDLDALRKEKENLETKLESEISGFQNQVTQLTDEKGSLYEEFEKCRKDIVCKDEENNELKIKLDVVQKERDSINKDLGELKINNSLLQEQIQSHNEILNKVTNLERDRSVLQREKGELIKQINELNVKLEANIVIEEKNIELVKMRTELEQELKNKEMEINDMKSRLDSTLDENKRLSQTFDKEKQNLINKCNLLQEYHDKAKVDLEKKQKEIDVLQKSIEMLKGERENAILSINNKNLEIKEMNRKLTEEKSAKEHYLSEIKALNSDVGDLRQRLDDAKIDLEVVNVLRKENEELIQLVGQRETFAVTSREKSPNRHQVEKELRQLHNQVDNNSTDSHTSTDSFKTISDLEIILHDKNRTITSLQSDITYLKSLLAESENKLLDVSKDLELSKENCQQLSCQIKKIVYQKNEEIAELKKQVSKMSVTENRATQIIKLSARYQAMILKRVAEIKSTSILKELSNFGNSTTSDNEIRRNLNAGTITMEDLENFLETTDRHLKRCSEKQIALQKERDRLSEVNRINESEVINMRKFLTELSVSVKTFNSMKELYSQKLSRVVSLQRTVRREILNLDGHITDATMCKLERGYAAVMQDLSECAMNMERWVERCIGRTISSEKIKQAFTSEMDRLSLSSSGYQNASLEVQLGELENSFQKLLEEVSSAKSGDGAKDAQSVTLMEVRAEYEDKLNRMKAKMKQLYQEQISIFKERQKEEISALEKELEETRNKLEESSRTYQEHIRSLTTELWNVGEKFLMKKDEAEWLRKTQRSGSLMSLQHVHSSGLVAHQEEPSRPSDCHSLRSLPVTNNTKETRGVHTLDEEGEVFDNRWLNELQSTPKKEKVPNNGQRLSELKWRNSLCPPHLKSSYPAETQFVQALQEDDIKMGSMSLGGRGVRKEVGITAYKKPGPPTPSKQAGRLSATDSELRESLRVEAEPNASRKTSTPSRLRSLFRPNKNDTTESTPRSRRLSNIFRKK; encoded by the exons ATGTTGAAAAAGTGGAAAATTGTTATAACAAACTGG ataaattgttactttaatgatgagaaaaaaaaagtcttACACATTAATTTGGAAACGCTTGTTGGTATAATATCACATTTGAGGGATAATTTTAGTTTGGATGAATCAAAATCATCTTTGTTGGATGCTCACACAGTGCAAGAGTTTATAATAGAAAAGTttcctaattttaaatttgaaaatggcTCAACAGAACCAGAGTCAGAAGATGAGGTGTATACAGCTGCTTCATTACTgttgtattttgtgtgtgttaaCTCCAAAGATGTATATATTAGGAGTGCCATGTGCAAAAATCTTCAAACGGAAGATCAAgaagtaatattaaagttcactAAATGCTTGATGGCTTGCTCCAATATTTCACTTGATAATGTTTGGACAGCTATTAAAG agTCTTGTATTCAAGCTATTCCAGGGCCAAGCTTGGAGCAGTTTACAGTATCTCAAACTCCACCAGCATTACGTTCACTTCATAGTGAAGTGCGACGATTGCAAGCATCTTTAGATGCTGAACGATTTGATCGAAATTTTCTTCAAGAGGAGCTTAGCAGGACTAACTTGAAGCTTGAAAAACTAG TCaaagataaagaaaattacaaGTTGGAGGTTCTTAATCTAAAGGCCAAAATATCACTATGTTGTGGGCAAAAAGAGGAGTCACAGATGTTAGAGCcgaaaggaaataattcaactAAATTAAAGAAGCAATTGGAAGAAACAGAGCAACGTTTGGTTAATGTTCAGGAACAAATGGATGATTTGCAACATGAAAGAGATGTATATAAGTGTAAG TTGGATGAAACCAAACGCCAATATGATATTTTACTTAACCTGAATCAACAAGAGACAACCAGAGCTAACCAGTTAACTGAAGAGTTAGAAAATGAAAGACAAAGGACACAATCTCTTGAAGAGTTAGTCTCAGAATTACGGCAACATAATCGTTTAAATGGTTTAGACAGTAGTCAACTGGAATGTGATGATAATGACATTAGTTTTCACTCTCCTCTGAATAATACAT CTATTTGCAGTGAAGCCTGTGCAAATGTTATTGAAGTCCAACTTGGAGAGGAGCGAGCAAAGATAGTTGTCCttgaaacacaaattaaagaattaaag ACCAAATTAACTGACTTAAGTAAAAAGTTTGAAAATGAAAGAATAGCTTTTGGTGTCACTGTATCCCAGAAAgatactgaaataaaaaacctaaatCACATTATTAATGAGGAGgtagaagtaaaaaataccatgaaattacattttgataatgaaataaataaactaagcaGTGACCTTGATGAGatgcaaataaaattaaaggaaaGTAACGAAACGTCAAAAAGAGATATTGCCACAAAGATGCAGGAAATTCAAACATTACAAGAAGAAAAACTTTCTCTTCTACAGAGTCTAAATAATGAAGTGGCTAAActggaaaatgttattaaaaatcttcaaGTCGACATTGAAGCTGAAAAGTCctccaaaaataaattgagaGAAGAATAtgaaaaaacaataatgttaTTGAATGACAAAGCACTTAACAGGAATAATGAGTTATTTGAATTGcaagataaaattaatgaaaatggtgAAATGATTGAGAACCTTCAAATGCAGCTAAAATCAGAAAAAGAACTTAAAGATGACATTtccaataaacataataatgatttaatgaaCCTTGCTACACAAAGGTCAGCCCTTGAAAAAgaactacaaaataaatgtcgtGAACTGTTAGATGCACACATGCAGTTAAAACAATATACTGATGCTAATGAAGAGTTAAAGACAGAGTTGGAATGTGTAAAGAATAGCTATACTAAATCTCAAGAAGAGTGCAAAGTGttagaagaaaataaagagAAACTGCTAAATGAGATTAAAAACCGCGACactaaaattgaaaaattagaaaatgaCATAGACGGTCTTGAAAGTGGTTATGGTGAAATGAAAACGAAACTGATATGTGATTTAAATGAATCTCAAGCTACAATAAACACCCTTAAAAGTCAATTACATGATGAAATAAAGTACAAACTAGGTTTGCAAAACAGAATATTCGAACTAGAAAATATTATAGCAGAGAGAGATAATACAATTActgaaaaagaattaaaattaaaagaaataaatgaaaattttgttggtgaaaaatctaaatttaaggAGAAATTGAATCAACTAACAAATGACATAACTGAGAAAAAGACGGTCATAAAAACTCTTAAAGCAGAAGTTGAACAAAATAGACTGAAACAAGCTTCAATTTTAGAAGATTTGGAAGATAAACTTAAGTCTGAAGAACAAGAAAAAATTGCagaacaagaaaaaaatatttctatatgcAAAGAAAATGACGACCTCCAAAAAGTATTGGAAGAAAAGTCTACAATCATAGCATCTCTACatgaagaaattaataaattttcaaaacttcTCGAAGAAAAATGCACAG TAATTCAACAATTTGAAGATTCTGCTGCAGTTAACAAAAAACTGTTTGATGAGTTACAGCACGATTTTAACATTGAAACATCTAAATTAGCAGTTAAACTTACTGATACAGAAAAATCACTTAAAGAACTTAAATCAAAGTCTAATTGCGCAAGTGAAAAATACGAACTATCTATACAAACACTGAAAATAGAAAAAGAAtgccttaataaaataatacaggATGAAAGAGAAACACTTGCTGTTGTTGAAAgtgaaaaaacattattacttCAGAAACTTAGTGAAGAAACCAGTCGAAAAAGTAGTATTGAAAAAGAGTATCTTAAAAAATgtgaattgtttaataatataacatctCAGTACAGTGaagaagttttaaaaaataaatcagaaaTTGCTCAGCTTTCTAAAGTTTTGAAGGAAATGGAGACTGACAATACCAAAAAATGTGCTG ACTTAAAGACATTAGAATGTGACATATCACAAGCTGAAACACATcacaaagaaataattttgcagaaggaaactgaaatttataatttacaatgtTTGGTCGAAGAATTAAAGTTGATTAATACAGAATTGCAAAATCAACTGAAAACAGAAACTGAAATGAAAAAACAAGCTTTAGATGCTTTACAGCGAGAAAATGTACAACTACAATATAGCTTAGAAGAGGATAACATTAGCCATGAAATGATTGTCAAGGAAAAGAATAGCTTGATTGAAGATTTGGAAGGAAATGTGCAGTCTTTAGTGCAACAGTTAGAAatagtaaaacaaaattatgacGCTGACACAAAGAAATGGGAGAAAATGAAATTTGAGTTAGAGCAactaaataatcaaaaagatAAACAGATTCATGATTATATTGACATTGTTAAATCTCTAAATGAAGTGAATGCTGAAAAAGAAAATGCTATTACTGATATTAGTtcacaaaataatatgaatCTGGAGATTATTAGTGAAATGAATGAAGAGATAGTTGAACTGAAGAAAGCGTGTGATCAAGGAAGTAACGATTTAAAACATACCCTTGCTACTGAGAAAGCAGTAAGAGATTCGTTAGAGTCAGAAAAGAAAAACTTATTGGTGGAAAATAGCATTTTGCTGCAAAAAACTTTAGATGATCAAACAGCTTACAGGGTTTTGAAAGCTGAACGAGACTCGTTGCTAAACGAAAAAGCTTTAATGATTCAAGAACTGTtggaagaaaaaaatatgaggAAAATGGTTGAAGAGGAAAAAGAAACCATATCTTTGCAAAAGAAGCAAGTGTTAGAAGAATTAGAcaatttaaagaactttaagGAAACATTAATTCAAGAAAAAGAATGCCTAACACAGCAACTAATTGATGaaggtttaaataaaaaaatgttggaACAAgaaaaaagcaacatggctgATAAGAAAGCAGAATTAGACGAGAAATTAGCTACTGAGATATTAAATAGAATGCATCttgaaaaacaatttaacCAACTGACCATTGAAAGGGAAAACTTAACAGAGGACGTATCTAAGCTTAAAACGATGATAAATGCgcttgaaaacgaaaaatCTAAGCTTTACCAGCAGGTGGAAAGCTTCATAGTTGAAAAAGAGGAGTCTCTCGCTCAAAtagaacttttaaaaaataacatgatGGACCTAACAAATGTCAAAAACGATTTAATGCAAGAAAAAACCGATATAATTCAAGAAAAAGTATTACTTATGAAGATAtcaaatgaaatgaaacaaaaactgGATGACGTCACAAGTGAAAAAGATCAAATTAATCAGAGATTTGAACAAATAAGTCAGCAATACTCTGTAGCCACAATAAATTCAGAGgaagaaatgaaaaatataacatcAGAATTCAAACATCTTCAATCTGATTACAAAC CAGAGAAATTTACTAGTATTTTGGACGTAGCCGAATCTCTTATACAAGAATTGACAATGTcaaagaaaaatgaaaatggcttaaatgaagaaattaaaacattaaaagagTCCAGAGACAAGCATAAGCAAAAAGTTTTGACACTTGAAGAAGATATACAAAATCTTCTTAAAG AAATTGGTCAACAAAGTGAAACTTTAGAATCAAAAACAGCAGAAATTAAGAGACTACAAAAAGACAATGAATCACTTCACAATGAATTGACTGGAGTTAGAATACAATTAGATGAAAAAGTACACTCTTTGAAAGACAAACTAATTGATAACGAAAATTTGACAGATAAATTAAGAGAAAcatatgaatgtcaaatagacAACTTAAACATGATGGTAACAAAattgactaattatttaaaagataagACAGTAGAACTGGATGGTGTGAGAAATGAAAGAGATAAATTACAAGAGACCAtcgataaaaataatcaag CCATAAAGTCATTTGAAGAAGAAATCAAGACCCATAAACAAATTCAAGAGAAGTTAATAAGCGAATTTGAATCAGAGAGGCAAGTACTCAAAAACATGATTACAGTGACAGAATCAGTTATGGAGGATCAAAAGACGAGTctcaataaagttattaatgtTCACGTCAGAACAATAGACGCGTTAGAAGGAGAAATAGCAACGttaaaagaattaattaatgttgaaAAAAGTAATTCTCTCGGCAAACTTAATGAAAAAGACCACGCATTTGAAGCACTATTTAGAGATTTGGATGCATTGAGAAAGGAAAAGGAAAATTTAGAGACTAAACTGGAATCTGAGATAAGTGGTTTTCAGAATCAAGTGACTCAACTTACGGATGAAAAGGGTAGTTTATATGAGGAATTTGAGAAATGTAGAAAAG ATATTGTTTGCAAAGATGAAGAAAATAATGAACTAAAAATCAAATTGGATGTAGTGCAAAAAGAGCGTGATTCAATTAATAAAGACTTGGGTGAactcaaaattaataacagcTTATTGCAAGAACAAATACAAAGTCACAACGAAATTCTTAACAAAGTTACGAATTTAGAAAGAGATAGATCCGTTTTGCAACGGGAAAAAGGGGAAttgataaaacaaattaacgaattaaatgttaaactcgAAGCAAATATTGTGATtgaggaaaaaaatattgagttGGTCAAGATGAGAACGGAATTAGAACAAGAATTAAAGAACAAAGAAATGG aaataaatgACATGAAATCACGTCTCGACTCCACATTGGATGAAAATAAACGTTTATCTCAAACGTTTGATAAAGAAAAGCAAaaccttattaataaatgtaatctCCTACAAGAATATCACGATAAAGCGAAAGTAGATCtagaaaagaaacaaaaagagATAGATGTATTGCAAAAGAGcattgaaatgttaaaagGTGAAAGAGAAAACGCTATTCTGTCCATCAACAATaagaatttagaaataaaagagATGAATAGGAAATTGACAGAAGAGAAAAGTGCTAAAGAACATTATTTGAGTGAAATAAAGGCTTTGAACTCAGATGTTGGAGATTTGAGACAGCGTTTAGATGATGCAAAGATAGATTTGGAGGTTGTGAATGTTCTAAGAAAGGAGAATGAAGAGTTGATTCAACTTGTTGGTCAAAGAGAAACAT TTGCAGTAACCAGCCGAGAAAAATCACCTAACAGACATCAAGTGGAAAAGGAACTCCGTCAACTTCACAATCAGGTAGATAATAACTCCACAGACTCACACACCTCAACGGACAGTTTCAAAACTATTTCAGACCTGGAGATAATTCTCCACGAcaaaaatcgcactatcacctCTCTACAAAGCGATATTACATACCTCAAGTCTCTTCTCGCTGAATCGGAAAACAAACTTCTCGATGTCTCCAAAGATTTGGAGCTCAGTAAAGAAAACTGCCAGCAACTCTCTTGTCAGATCAAGAAAATAGTCTACCAAAAGAACGAAGAAATCGCCGAACTCAAGAAGCAAGTGTCCAAAATGAGCGTAACAGAAAATAGAGCCACGCAGATAATTAAACTCTCGGCTAGGTATCAAGCTATGATCCTCAAAAGAGTCGCCGAAATTAAAAGCACCAGCATCTTAAAGGAACTATCCAACTTTGGCAATTCCACAACAAGCGACAATGAAATTAGGCGAAACCTTAATGCGGGAACAATAACCATGGAAGATCTCGAGAACTTTTTGGAAACTACAGATAGACATCTCAAGAGATGTTCAGAGAAGCAGATCGCTCTTCAAAAAGAGAGAGATAGATTATCGGAAGTGAATAGGATTAACGAATCCGAAGTTATCAATATGAGGAAGTTTTTGACGGAGCTATCCGTTAGTGTGAAGACATTTAACTCGATGAAGGAGCTTTACAGTCAGAAACTGAGTCGAGTCGTGTCTCTGCAACGGACGGTTAGACGGGAAATTCTTAACTTGGACGGTCATATAACTGACGCCACCATGTGTAAACTAGAAAGAGGCTACGCGGCTGTGATGCAGGATTTGTCGGAGTGTGCAATGAACATGGAGAGATGGGTGGAGCGATGTATCGGTCGAACGATATCTTCCGAGAAGATTAAGCAGGCTTTTACCAGTGAAATGGATAGACTATCGCTATCTTCGTCGGGTTACCAAAATGCGAGTTTAGAGGTTCAACTTGGAGAGCTGGAGAATTCGTTCCAGAAGCTTTTAGAGGAAGTTTCCTCGGCTAAGAGCGGAGATGGGGCGAAGGATGCGCAATCTGTGACATTAATGGAGGTTCGAGCGGAATACGAAGACAAACTCAACCGGATGAAGGCTAAAATG AAACAACTGTATCAAGAGCAAATTTCCATATTCAAAGAGAGACAAAAAGAAGAGATATCGGCATTGGAGAAAGAGTTGGAAGAGACTCGTAATAAGCTCGAGGAGTCGAGTAGGACTTACCAGGAACATATAAGGTCGTTGACCACCGAGCTGTGGAATGTCGGAGAGAAGTTCTTGATGAAAAAGGATGAGGCGGAGTGGCTGAGGAAGACTCAGCGGTCTGGCTCTCTTATGTCCCTTCAACACGTGCATTCG TCTGGTCTCGTAGCTCACCAAGAGGAGCCATCCAGACCTTCAGATTGTCATTCATTGCGCTCTCTGCCCGTCACCAACAACACTAAAG AAACCCGTGGCGTCCACACGTTAGACGAAGAAGGTGAGGTTTTTGACAACAGATGGTTGAATGAGTTGCAATCTACGCCCAAGAAGGAGAAAGTCCCAAATAATGGGCAACGATTGTCCGAATTGAAGTGGAGGAACTCACTTTGTCCGCCGCATCTCAAGAGTTCTTATCCGGCTGAAACTCAGTTCGTGCAGGCTTTACAAGAGGAcgatattaaa ATGGGCTCAATGTCCCTGGGTGGTAGAGGGGTGCGCAAAGAAGTGGGTATTACTGCGTATAAGAAGCCTGGACCACCAACGCCCAGCAAACAGGCCGGAAGACTATCAGCCACT gACTCTGAACTGCGAGAGTCTCTCCGCGTGGAAGCTGAGCCCAACGCCTCCCGCAAGACTAGTACTCCGTCGCGTCTTCGCTCGTTATTCCGTCCCAACAAGAACGATACCACCGAA tCCACACCGCGGTCCAGACGCCTGAGCAAcattttcagaaaaaaataa